Below is a window of Mycolicibacterium rhodesiae NBB3 DNA.
GTCCAATACGCCTGGGCGTGCAGGTCGGTCTTGGGAAATCCGAATGCCTCGCGCAGTCTCTTGCGCAAGTGCTTCAGCGAGCCGGCCTCCGGTCCCGCCCACGCATACCAATCCGACCAGTCGCGATCCTCGATGGCAGTGGCCAGGCTGAGATCGTCGGTCCTGTCCACCCAGTGCAGGGTGCGCCGCGCGTGGTCCTCGAGAGGTATGAGGTCGTCGTCGGCGGAGTGCCGTTCCAGATACACCTCGACATCGACGTCGGCGGGAATCACCGCCACGATCGAGTTGATGGCGGGAATGGAGGCCGAGTCGCCGATCAGCAGGAAGCCTGCGGGCAACTCGTCGGGAACATGAAAACCCCTGGAGCCCAATGACACAACGGGAAGGGTCATGCCCGGCTCGGCCCTGGCGGCCCAGTGGCTGGCGGGTCCGGACGGTTCGTGCAGCACCACGTCCACCGCGAATCGCCCTGAGTCCGGCTCGGCCCACACGATCGTGTAGACACGCTGGAACTCGCTGTCGCTGCCCTCGGGGTCGGGAAACCAGAACCGCAGAAACGCCGTCGGCTCGACCGTGACGTCGGAGAAGAGGGTCGGTGAGGTCATCGTGATCCGGACGAAGTGCGGAGCTATCCGCGCGACCTCGACGACAGTGGCTTCGTGGTCCCGCCCCCCGAAGCTTCGCAGTAGGGCTCCCTGCAAGCCTCTTCCCATGGTGAACATCCTCTGCTCGGCGTGCAGGTAGTTAGCCTAGCCTAACCTGAGTCATCCCGGCAGCTTCCGTCCACCTCGGACATCCGCACTGCTCTACGGTTGAGGATGTGACGACATCGCGGCGTCTGAGGACCGTGACCGCCGCTCTGTGGATCGTCGCAGCCGTCGTCTTCATCGCCTTCGAGGCGATCGCCGCGGCCGCCGTCCCGTCGTACAGCTATGTCGCGCAATACATCAGCGTGCTCGGTGTGCCCGAATGGTCGCCGCGCGCGCCGCTGATGAACTCGGCCTTCTATCTGCAGGGTGCGTTCTTCTTGGGCGGGGCCGTCCTCGCGGCACGCGCCGTCCGCGGCGGGTGGACGGGCACGGTGTTCGTGCTGCTGGCGGCGACCAACGCCGCCGGCAACGCCCTGATCGGGTACGTGCACGGGTTCTCCCCGCTGTGGAACGAGGGCTACGAATGGCTGCACGGGTTCGGCGCATTCCTGGCGATCTGCGGCGGCAACCTCGCTGTCGTCGTGGGTTCGGCCGTGGTGGGTCGCGGGTTGGCAGCGCGCTGGTACACCCCGATCGGGGTGATGATCGGCATCGCGGGCCTGGTGATCGGGGCGATGCTGCAGACCTATGCCAGATGGGCGACCGACTTCGCGCACATCGGCCTCGTCGAGCGGGCCTGTGTGTACACGATCTTGGCGTGGCAGATCCTCACCGGCATCGTCCTGCTGACTCGAACCCGTCCTGACGTTGTGGCGGCGGACGTCCGCTAGACCGAGACCTGCTCGGACATCGGAATATCCATGTCGAACACCCGCGCATGCAGCACGACGCGATTGCGCAACGCCGACCGCACCGCGCGATGCAACCCGTCCTCCAGATAGACGTCGCCGTTCCATTTCACCGCATGAGGGAACAGGTCCCCGTAGAACGTCGAGTCCTCCGACAGCAGACGGTCGAGCGCCAGCACGGTCGTGGTCATCACCAGTTCGTCGAGCCGGATCTGCCGGGGCGGGATCTGTGCCCACTGCCGATGCGACAGCCCGTGCTCGGGGTAGGGCCGCCCGTCGCGCACCCCTTTGAAGATCACGAATCGAACCCCCGCGTCGTCCCCCGAGACCAACGCTTCACCTTCGGAAGGCTATCGCAATTACGCTGACAGCCGCGCGCGCGGTATCTCCGCTGATGATGGCCGTAAAATGAACACCAAGTGGAAAGTGGTCGAGCCGGGAGGCAGGTGAACGCGTGGGTAGCGCCGATGATCGTCGATTCGAGGTGTTGCGTGCGATCGTCGCCGACTTCGTGGCCACCAAGGAGCCGATCGGTTCGAAGTCGCTCGTCGAGCGCCACAACCTCGGCGTCTCGAGCGCGACGGTTCGCAACGACATGGCCGTTCTGGAGGCCGAGGGTTACATCGCGCAGCCGCACACCAGCTCCGGGCGAGTGCCGACGGAGAAGGGCTATCGCGAATTCGTCGACCGGCTGGAAGACGTCAAACCGCTGTCGTCGGCCGAACGGAGCGCGATCCTCGGCTTCCTGGAATCCGGTGTCGACCTCGACGACGTGCTGCGGCGGGCGGTCCGGTTGCTCGCGCAACTGACGCGTCAGGTCGCGATCGTGCAGTACCCGACGTTGTCGACGTCATCGGTTCGTCACCTCGAGGTGGTCGCGTTGACGCCTGCGCGGCTGCTGCTCGTCGTCATCACCGACACCGGTCGCGTCGACCAGCGCATCGTCGAACTGGGGGACGCGCTGGACGAGCACGACGTGGCCAAGCTGCGCGATCTGCTGGGGCAGGCCCTGGAGGGCAAGCCGCTCGCGGCGGCGTCCGTCGCTGTCGCCGACCTCGCCTCTGGGCTCAACGGCAAGGGCGGGCTCGCCGACGCGGTCGGCCGGTCGGCCACGATGCTGGTGGAGACGCTCGTCGAGCACAGCGAGGAGCGGCTGGTGCTGGGCGGCACGGCCAATCTCACCCGCAACACCGCGGACTTCGGCGGGTCGCTTCGTTCGGTACTGGAAGCGCTCGAGGAACAGGTGGTGGTGCTGCGACTGCTGGCGGCGCAGCAGGAGGCGGGCAAGATCACCGTGCGGATCGGCCACGAAACCGAGGCCGAGGCGATGGCGGGGACGTCGGTGATTACCACTGCATACGGAAGTTCGGGCAAGGTGTACGGCGGGATGGGTGTACTGGGGCCGACACGGATGGACTATCCGGGGACTATCGCCAACGTCGCT
It encodes the following:
- a CDS encoding type II toxin-antitoxin system VapB family antitoxin; this encodes MIFKGVRDGRPYPEHGLSHRQWAQIPPRQIRLDELVMTTTVLALDRLLSEDSTFYGDLFPHAVKWNGDVYLEDGLHRAVRSALRNRVVLHARVFDMDIPMSEQVSV
- a CDS encoding DUF998 domain-containing protein; translated protein: MTTSRRLRTVTAALWIVAAVVFIAFEAIAAAAVPSYSYVAQYISVLGVPEWSPRAPLMNSAFYLQGAFFLGGAVLAARAVRGGWTGTVFVLLAATNAAGNALIGYVHGFSPLWNEGYEWLHGFGAFLAICGGNLAVVVGSAVVGRGLAARWYTPIGVMIGIAGLVIGAMLQTYARWATDFAHIGLVERACVYTILAWQILTGIVLLTRTRPDVVAADVR
- the hrcA gene encoding heat-inducible transcriptional repressor HrcA — encoded protein: MGSADDRRFEVLRAIVADFVATKEPIGSKSLVERHNLGVSSATVRNDMAVLEAEGYIAQPHTSSGRVPTEKGYREFVDRLEDVKPLSSAERSAILGFLESGVDLDDVLRRAVRLLAQLTRQVAIVQYPTLSTSSVRHLEVVALTPARLLLVVITDTGRVDQRIVELGDALDEHDVAKLRDLLGQALEGKPLAAASVAVADLASGLNGKGGLADAVGRSATMLVETLVEHSEERLVLGGTANLTRNTADFGGSLRSVLEALEEQVVVLRLLAAQQEAGKITVRIGHETEAEAMAGTSVITTAYGSSGKVYGGMGVLGPTRMDYPGTIANVAAVALYIGEVLGSR